The Streptomyces sp. NBC_01298 genome contains the following window.
GCGGCACCGTTCGCGCGAGCTGCTGGAGACCTCCTTCGCGCAGTTCCAGGCCGACCGCTCGGTCGTCGGGATCTCCCGGCAGGTGCAGCGCAACGAGGAGGGCCTGGACGGCTACCGGGAGGGCATGACCTGCCACCTGGGGGACTTCGAGGAGTACGCGCGGCTGCGCCGCGACCTCAAGGACCGTGAGAACGACCTGGCCAAGCAGGGCGCCGCCCAGCGGCGGGCGCAGGCGGCGACCTCGCTGGAGAAGCTGAAGCCGGGCGACATCATCCACGTGCCGACGGGCAAGTTCGCCGGGCTGGCCCTGGTGCTGGACCCGGGCGTGCCGGCCGGGCGGTCCAACGGGCACCGCGGGTACGAGTACACCGAGGGCCCGCGCCCGCTGGTGCTCACCGTGGAGCGGCAGGTCAAGCGGCTCGCCGGGATCGACTTCCCGGTGCCGGTCGAGGCCATCGAGCGGATGCGGATCCCCAAGACGTTCAACGCCCGTTCCCCGCAGTCCCGTCGGGACCTGGCGTCCCAGTTGCGGAGCAAGGCCGGGCACATCACGGTGGAGCGGCACCGGGGCGGCCGGGCGGCCGCGGCCGACGACCGGGAGATCACGCGGCTGCGCACCGCCCTGCGGGCGCACCCGTGCCACGGCTGCGACGAGCGCGAGGACCACGCGCGCTGGGCGGAGCGCTACCACCGGCTGCAGCGGGACACGCGGCAGCTGGAGCAGCGCATCGAGGGTCGGACGAACACCATCGCCCGCACCTTCGACCGGATCCACGCGCTGCTGACGGATCTGGACTACCTGCGCGAGGACGAGGTGACCCCGCACGGGCGGCGCCTCGCGCGGCTCTACGGAGAGCTCGACCTGCTGGCGTCGGAGTGCCTGCGGGCCGGTGTCTGGGAGGGGCTGAGCCCGGCCGAACTGGCGGCCTGCATCTCGGCGCTGGTCTTCGAGGCCCGGCAGTCCGACGACGCGGTCGCGCCGAAGGTGCCGGGCGGCGCGGCGAAGGCCGCGCTCGGCGAGATGGTCCACATCTGGGGCCGGCTCGACGCGCTGGAGGAGGAGCACGGCATCAACCAGGCGGAGGGCGTGGGCCAGCGCGAGCCGGACCTCGGCTTCGCGTGGGCGGTGTACCAGTGGGCCTCCGACAAGAGCCTGGACGAGGTGCTGCGCGAGGCGGAGATGCCGGCCGGTGACTTCGTGCGCTGGTGCAAGCAGGTCATCGACGTGCTGGGGCAGGTGGCCGCCGCGGCGCCTTCCTCTTCGGCGCCGCCGTCTTCGGAGGGCGGGAGCACCGTGGCCCGCAACGCCCGCAAGGCCGTGGACGCGCTGCTGCGCGGTGTGGTGGCCTACAGCTCGGTAGGGTAGCCGGACTTGTAGGTTCCTCTAGAGGCGGTCATGGCCGGATCTCATCTCTTGCCATGATCGCTTCGGCGTGTCCCGTGGGAAAATCGGGCCATGACTGGTGGAACGGATGACGGGCCGAGACGGGTCGGTCGGCCGCGCGCCGATCAGCTGAGACCGGCGAGCGGGCGGCCGCCGCGCGAGGAACTCCTCTACGCGGCGGCCGAGTTGTTCACGGTGAAGGGGTACGCGGCGACGACCACGCGGGCCGTGGCCGAACGGGCCGGAATGCGCCAGGCCACGATGTACCACTACTTCGCCGGCAAGGAGGAACTCCTCGCCGAACTCCTGGAGTCCACGGTCGCGCCCTCCCTGGAACTGGCCCGCCGGCTGGCCGGGGAAGCGGACCGGCCCGCCGGCCGCCGGCTCTGGGAGCTGTGCCGCTCGGACGTGATGCTGCTGTGCGGCGGTCCGTACAACCTGGGCGCGCTCTACCTGTTGCCCGAGGTCGCCGGTGCGCGCTTCGCCCGCTTTCGCCGGATGCGACAGGAACTCAAGGACATCTACCGGGAGTTGCTCGACGGGACCCGCGTCGGAGTCGAACTCGCCGGTGACAAGGCTGGATTGGTGCTCCGCAACGACCTGGTCTTCGGGCTCATCGAAGGCGTGATGCTGATCCACCGCTCCGATCCGGGGCGCCCGGTGGCCGCCTTCGCGGAGGCCACCGCCGACGCGGCGCTGCGGATCGCGGACGTCCCCCGCTAGGGAGTCCTCGGTTCCTCGCATCCCTCTTCCCATCCGGGCCGGTCGTCCCAGGCCCGCAGGGTGCGGCCGCTCTCGATGCGGTGTGCGATCCCGGTGACGGGGTCGGTGAACTCCAGGGTGCGGGCCAGGAGCTGGAGCGGGCGCCGGTAGTCGTCGGGCGCCGGGTCGCGGACCACCGGATAGACCGGGTCGCCCAGGATCGGCAGGCCCAGGCTGTTCATGTGGACCCGCAGCTGGTGGGTGCGCCCGGTGTGCGGGGTCAGCCGGTAGCGCCCGGTGTCCCCCTTGACCGCGATGAGTTCGGCCAGGGTCTCGGCATTGGGCTCGGCGCCCGCGACCTCCGTGGCCGCCATCACCCCGCGGACCTTCTCGATGTGGCTGCGCAGGGTCCGGGGGAACTCCACCGCCGGGTCGTGGGGCGCGAGCGCCTCGTACTCCTTGCGGATCCGCCGCTCCTGGAACATCAGCTGGTAGGCGCCCCGGTCCTCGGGGCGGATGCTGAACAGCACCAGTCCGGCGGTCATCCGGTCCAGCCGGTGCGCGGGGCTCAGCGCGGGCAGGCCGAGCTCCACCCGGAGCCGGGCCAGGGCCGTCTGGAAGACGTGGCTGCCGCGCGGGGTGGTGGCCAGGAAGTGCGGCTTGTCGGCCACCAGCAGGTGCTCGTCGCGGTAGACGACCCCGATGGGGAAGGGCACCACGGGCTCGGGCGGCATGTCCCGGTGGAACCACAGGAAGGCGCCGGGCTCGTACGGGTCCTGCGGCCGCAGCACCCGGCCGCCGGGGCCCAGCACCCGGCCGTCCTGGAGCAGGCGGGCCATGGACTGGGCGCCGCGCGTGCCCTCGTAGCGTGCCGTGAGGTAGGAGCCGAGGTCCGGCCAGGTCCCGTCCGGGTCGGGGGGCAGCCGCATGCGGACCGGGTCGATGCCGGAGACCTGGGGCAGGGGCGCGTCGGGGATGTGGGATCTGCGCTTCACCGGGTACAGGCTATGCGGCTGGGTCGGCACCGGCGGCCCGGGTCGTCACCCGCGGCCCGGGTCGTCACCCGCGGCCTAGCCCCGGGTGAAGGTGCCGAGGTGGTCGGCGTCCAGGTGCTCGATGCGGACCGTGCGGTCGGCGGGGGAGAAGAACACCCCGGTGCGGCCGACCGCGTTCTCGCCGGTGGTCTCGTAGCTGAAGGTGTCCCCGTCGTAGTGGGTGAGGGGGAAGACCATCGGCTCCGGGCCGAGGGACAGGGTCAGCTTGCCCTCGCTCGTGGCCGCCACGGTCGCCTTGCCGTAGTAGGGGTTGTCGTAGGTGCCGGCGTAGGTGGAGTCCTTCCCGGCCGGCTTCGCCCCGGTGGGCGGGTGGGCGTAGTCGGTGGGGGAGCGGCCCTCCGCGTTGATCCGCGCGTAGAGGGCGCCCGTCAGGGCCAGCCAGTCGGTGGTGGCCCTGCCGTGTTCGGCGGTGTCGAAGAAGTCGGCGGCGATGGCGTCGGGGAGGCCGACGGGGGCGCCGTTGGTGAGGACGACGATGCCGAGCTCCTCCAGCGGGAGCATGCCGACGCTGGTGTTGGCGCCGAGTTCGAAGGCGCCGGAGTGGCTCAGGCGCAGGCGGCCCGCGTCGTCGTAGTTGACGTTCCAGCCCAGCCCGTAGAACCCGGTGCGGCCGGTGGGGGAGGCGGGCGGCTGCGACACGATCTCGGGGAGGTGGGTGCGGGCGAGGGTGTCGGCGGGGATGATCCGCTTGCCGTCGAGGGTGCCGCCGGAGAGCTGGAGCCGCAGCCAGCGGGACATGTCGCGGGCGGTGCTGCTCACTCCGCCGGCGGGGGCCTGGGCGTCGGGGTCGCGGACGTAGCGGGGGCTCCAGGTGCCGTCCGCGTTCCTGACGTGGGTGGCGGCATGGTCGGGGGCGTCGACGAAGGCCTGGAACCCGGTGCTGGTGTGCGTCATGCCGGCGGGCTTGAAGAGGGTGTCGGCGCTGAGCTTCTGCCAGGTGGTGCCGCGGGAGCGGGCGAGCGCCTCGGCGGCGGCCGTGAACCCGAAGTTGGTGTAGGCGTAGCCCGCGCGGAAGGGGCTCAGGGGCGCCAGGCGCAGGTGGTCGAGGATGTACGCCTGGTCGTAGCCGAGGTCTTCGAGGAGGTCGCCGGCGTGGTCGGGCAGGCCGCTGCGGTGGGAGAGCAGGTCGGCGGTGGTGACGTGGGAGGTCACCCACGGGTCCTTGAGGGCGAAGCCGGGCAGCTCCGCGTGCCGGTCGAAGTCGGCCGGGTCCTTGAGGACCCCGGCGGCGACGGTGGAGGAGACCGGCTTGGAGAGCGAGGCGATCTGGAAGACGGTGTCGGGGCCCACCGCGGCCGGGTCCCCTACGCGGCGCAGGCCGAAGCCCTTGAGGTAGACCACCTCGTCGTCGTGGACGACGGCGACGGAGACGCCGGGAACCCCGGTGCGGCGCATCATCTCGGCGACGGTGGCGTCGAGGCTCCGCACGGCCGTGTCGACCTGGGCGTCCGTGAGCTGGGCGGTGGGCGCGGGCGGCGGGCTCGGGGCGGCGGTCGCGGTCCCGGCCGAGGCCAGGAGGGCGGCTGCTCCGGCTGCCGTGAATGCGCGGAGCGTACGCATGGGCCCATTGTGCCGCCGAACGGGTGATCCCGCGCTGCGGCTCGTCCCTCGCCGCCGGATACGGGGGCCGGCCCGGGCCCATGCAGTTGCCTTAGAGCTGCGGGGATCGTTGCCTGCGTGTGACGGGGTGGGGCGCGGCCGGCGGGTGCGGATCGGGATTCTGACGAAGGTGTTCACGGCCGAGCTGGTCGACGCGGCGATAGCCAAGCACGACCGTGCCGAGCGGCGCCGCCGACTCCTGCCGGCGAGGCTGGTCGTGTACTTCGTCCTGGCCCTGTGTCTGTTCGCCCGGGAGTCGTACGAGGAGGTGCTGCGGGTACTGACCAGCGGCATCCCGGGCAGCCACGCTCTCGCACGGGTGAACCGGTCATCGTTGTGCCGGGCCCGCGCCCGCCTCGGCGAGGACGTGTTGGAGACCGTGTTCCGCCAGGTGGCCGGCCCGCTCGCCGCCCCGGCCGCGCCCGGCGCATGGTGGCGAGGACTGCGGCTCCTCGCCCTGGACGGCACCCAGTTCGATCTTCCGGATTCGACGAGTAACGGCGACACCTTCGACGGCCCCTCCACCACCGGCGGCGTCCCCTTCGGCTTCCCCCAGGTCAGGGCGGTGGTCCTCGCCGAGATCGGGACGCACGGAGTCCTCGACGCTCGCCTCGGCGGCTACCGCGACGGAGAACGCAGCCTCGCCTACCCGCTGGCGGGCTCCACCGGCCCCGGCGACCTGGTCATCGCCGACCGCGGCTTCTGGTCGGTCGAGTTCGCGCACGTCTTCACCGTGGCGGGCGCGGATCTGCTGGTCAGGCTCCAGTCCAACCATCTCGGCACCGCTCAGGAAGAACTACCGGACAGCTCGTATCTGTCGATGGCGCGACCAGGCAAGGAGGTCCGACTCCGAGCCGCGCGAGAGGGCCGGACTCTGCCCCGGCACGTGATCTACCGCGTCATCACCTTCACCAAGGACGGCAAGGTCGCCTATCTGGGCACGACACCCGCTCGTTCACCGAGGCCAGGCGGGAGGCCCGCGCACGCCTCCTTCCGGCCCGGCGTAATCGCGACTGCCCACGCGCAATCAAGAAGCCGAACCGCTGGCCCGTGCTGAGGACACGCGCTAGACGCGGCGCTGTGCAACCAGGCCGCCGGTCCCACAACCCGACCTCGAAGCCGAAGAGCACCCGCCGGACCGGAAGACCGGTACTCAGGGGAACCCGAGCCTCGTCACCGCCTACGGATTAGGTGACGAGGGACCGGCTGCGGGCTCAGGTCAGCCAATCCAGTCTCGGAATCGGGCGTGTGATGGTCCGCACGCGCCGGCGGCCAAGGCATCCTCGTAAGCCTGCCCGGCTACGGCTTCCATCTCCTCCGCCGAGGTGACAGCGGACACGAGGCCCCCCGAGCCGACCGCTGAGTGGATCGTGCATCGCGGATAGACCGGCTGAACGGCGTACCACCCGAAGGCGACAACGGCAGCCAGCATGGCCAGGGTGATGAAGCGGCGTCTGGGTGTGTGGAAGAACGGGTTGATCACCTATGGATGGTACGGAGCGTGCCTGACCCGCTGGCCCGCGCCCCACTCCGTCACAGACGGGGCAACGATCCGCGCCGCCGGGTCAGGACGTGGCGGCTGCCAGGGGGCGTTCCTGTTCGGCTTCGACTTCCGCGTTCCAGTCGCGCTTGATCGCGCGCCAGCCCTCGTCCGTCTCGCCCAGGCGCCAGTAGCCGGAGATGGACAGGCGCTCGCGGGGGATGCCGCGCTCGACGCGCAGGTGGTGGCGCAGCGATCTGACGAAGCCGGCCTCGCCGTGCACGAACGCGTGTACGTCGGAGGAGGGGAAGGCCAGGGCCTGGACGGCCTCGGCCAGCGCCTCCCCGATCGGGCGGGAGCCGCGGTGGATCCAGACCGGGGCGATGCCGTCGGGGGTGGTGATCTCGAGCTCGTCGAGCGGGCCCTCGACCTCCACGAGCGCGTGCACCCGCGCCCCGGCGGGCATCCGCTCCATCGCCGCGCCGATCGCCGGCAGCGCGCTCTCGTCGCCGACCAGCAGGTGCCAGCCGGCCACCGGGTCCGGGGCGTAGGCCCCGCCCGGGCCGAGGAAGCGTACGAGTTCACCCGGCTGGACGCGGGCGGCCCAGGGGCCGGCCAGGCCCTCGTCGCCGTGGACCACGAAGTCGAGGGTCAGTTCCAGGAGGATCGGGTCCCAGGCGCGCACCGTGTACGCGCGCTGGCGCGGCCATTCCTCGCGGGGGTGGACGGCCTTGATCCGGTCCAGGTCCCAGGGGGTGGTGTAGGTGACTCCCTCCGGTGCGAAGAGCAGTTTCACGTAGTGGTCGGTGAACCTGCCCGCGCCGAATCCGGCCAGACCCGCACCGCCCAGCACGATCCGCACCATGTGCGGACTCAACCGCTCGGTCCGCACGACCACCGCGGTGCCGACCTTGCGGGCTCGTCCTTCTGCCACGACGTCTCCCTGACTCTCCGACCCTGACTCCGTGAAGCTTAGGATTACCTAAGTTAGCACCTCAAAGGCGAAGTGCGCTGCCCAGACGTTCCACTGCCCCACTCAGGCCCCACCTGTGCGCGAGCGCCGCGACCAGATCCGGCTGTGCCGGAGCGGCCGGGAGCGCCGGGTCGAACGGCGGAAGCGGAACGTCCGAGGCGACCTGGACCACCTTCGGGGCAACCGCCAGATACGGCCTCGATTCGTCCAGCCGCTTGCGCTGGGTGGGGGTCAGCTTCGACTTGGGGTCCTCGATCGCCGCGATGATTCCGGCCAGATCCCCGTAGGCGTCCAGCAGCTTCGCCGCCGTCTTCTCGCCGATGCCGGGGACGCCCGGCAGGCCGTCGCTCGGGTCCCCGCGCAGCAGCGCCAGATCGGCGTAGCCGGGGCCGTCCACCCCGTACTTCTCGCGGAGCCAGGCCTCGTCGGTCACCTGGAGGGTGCCCACGCCCTTCAGCGGGTACAGGACCCGGCGCCGCTTCGCGTCGTCGACCAGCTGGTACAGGTCGCGGTCGCCCGTGACGATGTCCACCGGGCCGGTGGCGCGGCCGGTCAGGGTGCCGATCACGTCGTCGGCCTCGTACCCGGCGACACCCACCCGGGCGATGCCGAAGGCGTCCAGGGCCGCCTCGATGATCGGGACCTGCGGGGCCAGGGTGTCCGGGGTCTCCTCGACGTCGGGGCCGCTCTCCGTCTCCTGCGCGACCCGGTGGGCCTTGTAGGAGGGGATCAGTTCCACCCGCCAGTGGGGACGCCAGTCGGCGTCCATGCAGGCCACCAGGTCGTCGGGGCGGTGGTCCTGCACGAGGCGGCCGATGAAGTCGAGCAGGCCGCGGACGGCGTTGACCGGAGTGCCGTCGGGGGCCTTCACGGAATCGGGCACGCCGAAGTACGCGCGGTAGTAGAGGGAAGCGGTGTCCAGGAGCATCAGGCGTCGTGTCGTCGTCACGGTCACGATGATGCACCGAGGGCAAACGGAAAGTGGCGCGGGTGCGGCCTGCTCTGCTCGTGAACGCGAAACCGGGGCCGGTTGCTGCGTAAGGTGCTTACAGCACACCGATGTGCGATGTGCGACGCGCGATGTGCGACGGACCGACCGGGACAAGGGGAGGGCAGCCCCGCCATGGACGACAGGGACGGCACCGACGGCAAGAACGGACGCGGAGCGACGATCGGCGCGGACGACAAGGAGCGGGATCGGGACAAGGAGTCCAAGGAACCGCTGCGGGTGGGCGTGGCCGTGCGCAAGAGACGCCGGGCCCTGCAGCTGACCCTCGCGGCGGTGTCCGCGCGCAGCGGGCTGTCGGTCCCCTTCCTGAGCCAGATAGAGAACGAGCGGGCCCGGCCCAGCATGCGGTCCCTGGAGCGGGTCGCCGACGCCCTGGAGACCACGGCCGTCGATCTGCTGGCCGCTTCCGACACCGCCCGTACGGTGGACCTCGTACGGGCCGGCGACGAGTCCGCGCTGACCCCCGTTCCCGGCGTACGGCCCCTCGTGCGCGGGCACCACCAGCTGCACGCGCTGGAGTTCACCGGGGACCAGGACGCGGGCCGCGAGTACCAGCACCGCAACGACGAGCTGATGTACGTGGTCTCGGGCGCCTGCCAGGTGGAGGCCGAGGGGCGGGCGTACCGGCTGGAGAACGGCGACGCGCTGTTCCTGTCCGGCGGGGTGCGCCACCGCTGGCGGGCCGTCACCGAGGACACCCGGATCCTGATCGTCGCGGTCGGCGAGCACATCCACGCGACCTCCGAGCCGCCCTCGCCCGGACAGTGACCGGGACGGTGACCGGGGCGGTGACCGTGCGCGTCGTTTCGCTGGTGCCGTCCCTGACCGAGGCGGTGGCCGTGAGCGCGCCCGGGGCGCTGGTCGGGGTGACCGACTGGTGCACGCATCCGGCCGCCGCTCTGGAGGGCGTGGCGCGCGTCGGGGGGACGAAGAACCCCGACGTACGGGCGATAGCGGAGCTGCGCCCGGATCTGGTCCTCGCCAACGAGGAGGAGAACCGGGCTCCGGACCTGGCCGCGCTGCGGGAGGCGGGGCTGGAGGTGCTGGTCACCGAGGTACGGGACCTCCCGCAGGCCCTCACCGAACTGGACCGGGTGCTCGTGGGCGCCATGGGGCTGAAGCGGCCCGGGTGGCTGGCGGACGCGGAGGCTGCGTGGGCCCGCGTGGAGCCCGCCGGACCGCCGCGGACGGCCTTCGTGCCCATCTGGCGCCGGCCCTGGATGGTGCTGGGGCGCGACACCTTCGCCGGGGACCTGCTGGCCCGCCTCGGCGTGCGCAACGCCTATGCCGGGCACGCGGAGCGCTACCCCGGGATCCCGGCGGCCGAGCTGGCCGCCGCCGGCTGCGAACTGGTGGTGTTCCCGGACGAGCCGTACCGCTTCACGCCCGGGGACGGGCCCGAGGCCTTCCCCGGTATCCCCGCCGCCTTCGTCGACGGCCGCCACCTGACCTGGTATGGCCCGTCCCTGGTGGAGGCGCCGACGGCTTTGGCCGCTGCCCTGCGGGCCCCGGTCTAGGCCGTAGCTTTCGGATCTTGCCGGCGCCGCCGGCCCGGCAAGATCCGACAGCGACGGCCTAGCGGGGCGCTGCCAGCAGGCGGCCGGTCGCGAGGCCGCGCAGGGTGTTCGCGGCGGCCAGGAGCCAGGCGGTCAGCAGGGCCAGGAAGAGGGCCGCGGCCAGCCAGGAGAAGGCGGCGAGACCGGTGTGCCGGGCCAGTCCGGCGGCTCCGGTGACGCAGGTGCCGACGGGGAAGGTCAGCGCCCACCAGGTCATGGCGAACCCCATGCCGCCCCGGGCGGCCCGCAGCAGCATCGCCGCGGCCAGCGCCAGCCACAGCAGCGCGAATCCCATCACGGGGACCCCGTAGACGACCGCGAAGGCGGAGAGGGCGCCCGAGTACTGGCCCGCCATCGACCGGGGCGCCATGTCCGCGAGGGAGTTGACCGCGGTGGTGGACTGGCCGAGGGGGCCCAGGACCAGGAACAGGGTCGGGGTGAGGAGCAGGGGGAGGGGGCCGTGGAAGATCAGCCGGCCGAAGATCAGGGGGAGCAGCAGCAGGGTGGCGAGCAGGCTGAGGCCGAACATCGCGTAGCAGCCGAGCAGCATGGCCTCGCGGGCCTGGCCGGCGGGGAGGTGGGGGATGAGCAGGGGGCCGAGCGCCGCGGAGACCATGGGGGCGACCACCGGGAGCAGCCAGACGGGGGTGGCCTGGTGGGCCTCGACCTTGTGGCGGACCACCATCAGGTAGGGGACGGCGACGGCCGCGAGGAGGCCTATCGCGGTGCCGGCGGTGAACAGGAACGTGTCCACGGCCACGGCGGCGGGGACCCCGATGAGGTCCTTGCCGACGATGAGCGCGCCTCCGCCGACGGCCAGCAGGGCCATCGAGAGGCAGCCGTAGAAGGGGGCCACGGCGGGGTCCAGCAGGTGGGCGCGGGCCTGGTCGCGGTGGTGGAGCCAGTGGCCGGCGCGGGCGGTCAGCAGGACCGCGAGGGCGGTGGCGGCCAGCACCCAGAAGATCTGGCAGACCACGCGCTGGCCGGGCAGCTGGTACGGGAGGGTCGCGCCGGCATTGGCGATGATCGCCGTGCCCATGACGGAGGCGTACCAGTTCGGGCCGAGGTGCCGCAGGGAGGGAGCCTTGTGGGCTGTGGTCTGGAGGGCTCCGCTGGTCCCGGAGGTGGTGGGAGCGGGGCGTACGAGGGTGGTGGCCATGGATCCAGCGTCCCGCCGGGCGGGGCCGGACGGCAGAGGGTGTCTTCCTATGAGGGCATAAACTGAAGTTATGGGTAATGGGCGCGGTCATGAGGAGTGGGTCGAGGGGCAGCTTCCGCTGGCGCACCGGGTCCCGGACCTGGGAGCCATGGAACTGCTGCTCGCGGTCGCGCGCATGGGCAGCCTGAGCGCCGCCGCGCGGCGGCTCGGGATCACCCAGCCCGCCGCCAGCAGCCGGATCCGGGCGATGGAGACCCGGCTCGGGGTCGCGCTGGTGGACCGCTCCCCGCGCGGGTCGACGCTGACCGCGGAGGGCGCGCTGGTCACGGACTGGGCCCGGCGGGTGGTGGAGGCGGCCGAGGCCTTCGACGCGGGCGCGCAGGCGCTACGGGGCCGCCGCGACTCCCGGCTGCGGGTCGCCGCCAGCATGACCATCGCGGAGTACCTGTTGCCCGGCTGGCTGATCGCGCTGCGCGGGCAGCGGCCCGACACGGCGGTGTCGCTGCACGCGGGGAACTCGGCGGTGGTGGCGGAACGGGTGCTCGCGCACGAGGCGGACCTCGGCTTCGTGGAGGGGCTGAGCGTGCCGGAGGGACTGGACTCGGTGGTCATCGCGCAGGACCGCCTCGTGGTGGCGGTGGCCCCCGGGCACCCCTGGGCCCGGCGCACGCGCGGGGTGGAGCCGGCGGAGCTGGCGGCGACCCCGCTGATCCTGCGGGAGCGGGGGTCGGGGACCCGGCAGGTCCTGGACGCGGCGCTGGCCGGGTGCGGGGGGCTGGCGGAGCCGCTGCTGGAACTGGCCTCCACCACCGCGGTGAAGGCGGCGGCGGTGAGCGGGGCCGGGCCGTGCGTGCTGTCGGAACTGGCGGTCGGGGACGAGATGGCGGGGCGGCGGCTGGTGTCCGTGCCGGTGCTCGGAGCGGGGCTGGAGCGGGAGCTCCGCGCGGTGTGGCCCGCGGGGGCCCGGCCGGCGGGGCCCGCGCGGGATCTGCTGGCGCTGACCCGGCGCTGACCCCGGCGCGGGGCAACCCTGCGGCGCCCCTTGCCGCTGCGCGGGCGGAGTTCCCCTACCCGCTCTTCGCCCGTTCCCCGGGCTCTGCCCGGACCCCGGTCCTCAAGCGCCGGACGGGCTGGAGGGGTGCCGGGCTGCGCCCGGACCTCCTGGGGCTCCGCCCCGGACCCCGGTCCTCAAGCGCCGGACGGGCTGGCCTCCTGGGGCTCCGCCCCGGACCCCGGTCCTCAAACGCCGGACGGCTGAAGTGCCGCTGTGATCAGGGCTGACATGACGCGGGTGTCCTTGTCGAGTTCCGGGTGCCATTGGACGCCCAGGGTCCAGGGGGCGCCGGGGAGTTCGATGGATTCCACCGTGCCGTCCGCGGCGTGGGAGGAGGCGATCAGGCCGCGGCCCAGGCGGTCCACGGCCTGGTGGTGGTAGGTGGGGACCTCTGACACCTCCGGGACCAGGGCCGCGTACAGGGTCCCGGGGACCGGGGTGACCGGGTGCCAGGAGACCACCCCGGGGCTCCGTACGTGGCCGTCGATGTGCTGGATCAGGGTGCCGCCCAGGGCCACGTTCAGCGCCTGCATGCCCCGGCAGATGCCGAGCAGCGGCGTGCCCGAGGCCAGGGCCGCGGAGATCAGGGAGAGTTCCCACGTGTCGCGCTGGGTCGCGGCCGGTCCGGTGCGGGGATCGCGCGCGGCCCCGTACCGGACCGGGTCCACGTCGGGGCCGCCCGCGATGACCAGGCCGTCCAGTCGGCTCAGCACCTCCGCCGCCGCCTCCGGTTCGTCCGGCGGGAGCAGGACGGCGGTGCCGCCCGAGGCCTGGATGAGCTCGTAGTACCCGGTGGGGATGAGGGCGGTCGGGACGTCCCACACCCCGTAGCGGGTGGATTGCTCGACGTAGGTGGTGATGCCGATGAGCGGCCTGGGCACGGGAGTACCTCCGGGAGGGGAAGGGTGGATCAGTCGCGGGAGAGCTCGGCCTCGGCTTCCGCCAGTGCCGCGAACTCCTCCTCCGGAGCGGAGGCCACCAGGTGGTG
Protein-coding sequences here:
- a CDS encoding helix-turn-helix domain-containing protein is translated as MTGGTDDGPRRVGRPRADQLRPASGRPPREELLYAAAELFTVKGYAATTTRAVAERAGMRQATMYHYFAGKEELLAELLESTVAPSLELARRLAGEADRPAGRRLWELCRSDVMLLCGGPYNLGALYLLPEVAGARFARFRRMRQELKDIYRELLDGTRVGVELAGDKAGLVLRNDLVFGLIEGVMLIHRSDPGRPVAAFAEATADAALRIADVPR
- a CDS encoding IS4 family transposase; this translates as MGPLCRRTGDPALRLVPRRRIRGPARAHAVALELRGSLPACDGVGRGRRVRIGILTKVFTAELVDAAIAKHDRAERRRRLLPARLVVYFVLALCLFARESYEEVLRVLTSGIPGSHALARVNRSSLCRARARLGEDVLETVFRQVAGPLAAPAAPGAWWRGLRLLALDGTQFDLPDSTSNGDTFDGPSTTGGVPFGFPQVRAVVLAEIGTHGVLDARLGGYRDGERSLAYPLAGSTGPGDLVIADRGFWSVEFAHVFTVAGADLLVRLQSNHLGTAQEELPDSSYLSMARPGKEVRLRAAREGRTLPRHVIYRVITFTKDGKVAYLGTTPARSPRPGGRPAHASFRPGVIATAHAQSRSRTAGPC
- a CDS encoding 5'-3' exonuclease gives rise to the protein MLLDTASLYYRAYFGVPDSVKAPDGTPVNAVRGLLDFIGRLVQDHRPDDLVACMDADWRPHWRVELIPSYKAHRVAQETESGPDVEETPDTLAPQVPIIEAALDAFGIARVGVAGYEADDVIGTLTGRATGPVDIVTGDRDLYQLVDDAKRRRVLYPLKGVGTLQVTDEAWLREKYGVDGPGYADLALLRGDPSDGLPGVPGIGEKTAAKLLDAYGDLAGIIAAIEDPKSKLTPTQRKRLDESRPYLAVAPKVVQVASDVPLPPFDPALPAAPAQPDLVAALAHRWGLSGAVERLGSALRL
- a CDS encoding siderophore-interacting protein gives rise to the protein MAEGRARKVGTAVVVRTERLSPHMVRIVLGGAGLAGFGAGRFTDHYVKLLFAPEGVTYTTPWDLDRIKAVHPREEWPRQRAYTVRAWDPILLELTLDFVVHGDEGLAGPWAARVQPGELVRFLGPGGAYAPDPVAGWHLLVGDESALPAIGAAMERMPAGARVHALVEVEGPLDELEITTPDGIAPVWIHRGSRPIGEALAEAVQALAFPSSDVHAFVHGEAGFVRSLRHHLRVERGIPRERLSISGYWRLGETDEGWRAIKRDWNAEVEAEQERPLAAATS
- a CDS encoding serine hydrolase, with product MRTLRAFTAAGAAALLASAGTATAAPSPPPAPTAQLTDAQVDTAVRSLDATVAEMMRRTGVPGVSVAVVHDDEVVYLKGFGLRRVGDPAAVGPDTVFQIASLSKPVSSTVAAGVLKDPADFDRHAELPGFALKDPWVTSHVTTADLLSHRSGLPDHAGDLLEDLGYDQAYILDHLRLAPLSPFRAGYAYTNFGFTAAAEALARSRGTTWQKLSADTLFKPAGMTHTSTGFQAFVDAPDHAATHVRNADGTWSPRYVRDPDAQAPAGGVSSTARDMSRWLRLQLSGGTLDGKRIIPADTLARTHLPEIVSQPPASPTGRTGFYGLGWNVNYDDAGRLRLSHSGAFELGANTSVGMLPLEELGIVVLTNGAPVGLPDAIAADFFDTAEHGRATTDWLALTGALYARINAEGRSPTDYAHPPTGAKPAGKDSTYAGTYDNPYYGKATVAATSEGKLTLSLGPEPMVFPLTHYDGDTFSYETTGENAVGRTGVFFSPADRTVRIEHLDADHLGTFTRG
- a CDS encoding RluA family pseudouridine synthase, which produces MKRRSHIPDAPLPQVSGIDPVRMRLPPDPDGTWPDLGSYLTARYEGTRGAQSMARLLQDGRVLGPGGRVLRPQDPYEPGAFLWFHRDMPPEPVVPFPIGVVYRDEHLLVADKPHFLATTPRGSHVFQTALARLRVELGLPALSPAHRLDRMTAGLVLFSIRPEDRGAYQLMFQERRIRKEYEALAPHDPAVEFPRTLRSHIEKVRGVMAATEVAGAEPNAETLAELIAVKGDTGRYRLTPHTGRTHQLRVHMNSLGLPILGDPVYPVVRDPAPDDYRRPLQLLARTLEFTDPVTGIAHRIESGRTLRAWDDRPGWEEGCEEPRTP
- a CDS encoding helix-turn-helix domain-containing protein; the encoded protein is MDDRDGTDGKNGRGATIGADDKERDRDKESKEPLRVGVAVRKRRRALQLTLAAVSARSGLSVPFLSQIENERARPSMRSLERVADALETTAVDLLAASDTARTVDLVRAGDESALTPVPGVRPLVRGHHQLHALEFTGDQDAGREYQHRNDELMYVVSGACQVEAEGRAYRLENGDALFLSGGVRHRWRAVTEDTRILIVAVGEHIHATSEPPSPGQ
- a CDS encoding helical backbone metal receptor — encoded protein: MRVVSLVPSLTEAVAVSAPGALVGVTDWCTHPAAALEGVARVGGTKNPDVRAIAELRPDLVLANEEENRAPDLAALREAGLEVLVTEVRDLPQALTELDRVLVGAMGLKRPGWLADAEAAWARVEPAGPPRTAFVPIWRRPWMVLGRDTFAGDLLARLGVRNAYAGHAERYPGIPAAELAAAGCELVVFPDEPYRFTPGDGPEAFPGIPAAFVDGRHLTWYGPSLVEAPTALAAALRAPV